The following coding sequences are from one Triticum dicoccoides isolate Atlit2015 ecotype Zavitan chromosome 4A, WEW_v2.0, whole genome shotgun sequence window:
- the LOC119288195 gene encoding 5'-methylthioadenosine/S-adenosylhomocysteine nucleosidase-like — protein sequence MAPPSSEEPVCAAAEAAGAGAISKVLVVIAMQTEALPLVTRFQLVEAAADESIFPKGAPWTRYHGDYKGLHIDLVWPGKDPVLGVDSVGTVSAALVTYASIQLLKPDLIINAGTAGGFKARGAGIGDVFLASDVAFHDRRIPIPVFDSYGIGARKTFETPNIVKELNLKVGKLSTGDSLDMSPHDETTILSNEATLKDMEGAAVAYVADLFSTPAIFVKAVTDIVDGEKPTAEEFLQNLISVTMALDQAVLQVVDFVSGKRISDL from the exons atggcgccgccgtcctCCGAGGAGCCGGTCTGTGCCGCCGCCGAGGCCGCCGGGGCCGGCGCCATCTCCAAGGTCCTCGTCGTCATAG CGATGCAGACGGAGGCGCTCCCGCTCGTCACCCGGTTCCAGCTCGTCGAGGCGGCCGCCGACGAATCCAT ATTTCCTAAAGGCGCCCCTTGGACACGGTACCATGGCGACTATAAAGGCCTCCACATCGATCTCGTGTGGCCTGGAAAAGACCCTGTGCTCG GAGTGGACAGTGTTGGTACAGTATCTGCAGCTCTGGTGACTTATGCTTCTATTCAATTGTTGAAGCCAGACCTTATCATCAACGCTGGTACTGCTGGTGGTTTTAAG GCCAGAGGAGCAGGTATTGGGGATGTCTTCTTAGCTTCAGATGTTGCATTCCATGACAGGAGAATACCCATTCCT GTTTTTGACAGTTACGGAATTGGAGCACGGAAAACATTTGAAACCCCAAATATAGTGAAGGAACTCAATTTGAAG GTTGGAAAACTGTCAACTGGTGATTCTCTGGATATGTCCCCCCATGATGAGACAACAATACTGAGCAATGAAGCTACACTCAAGGATATGGAG GGAGCAGCGGTGGCGTATGTTgctgacttgttctcgacacccGCTATCTTTGTCAAAGCTGTGACTGACATTGTTGATGGGGAGAAGCCAACAGCCGAGGAGTTTCTGCAAAACCTGATCTCGGTGACGATGGCGCTGGACCAGGCAGTCTTGCAAGTGGTAGACTTCGTCAGCGGCAAACGTATCTCTGATCTCTGA